In Ostrea edulis chromosome 6, xbOstEdul1.1, whole genome shotgun sequence, a single window of DNA contains:
- the LOC125647388 gene encoding sodium- and chloride-dependent GABA transporter 3-like isoform X2, translating into MDRQTSANEMKPKANLDAGSTERERWDRHAESLLSMLGYAVGLGNIWRFPYLVMRNGGGAFLIPFAIFLLICGIPVYFLEVASGQFSGKGIVELYDACPLLRGVGIGICLTSAMSMGYYSMILGYTVYYLANSFKSPLPWTLCKQSWNTDGCFTIQKPPVVNESLRLPLNVSGPGHHLILTNESKTTTNTSISYISSAEEFWQENVLHMSEGIHQLGSMQWYIAFCQLAAWVIAFLCVIKGIKSSGKAVYVTATLPYILLTVLLIRGLTLPGSVDGILFYITPDFTRLKDFQVWIEAAVQVFYSVGIVWGPLVTLGSYNKFKNNCLRDSIILCIGGELTSVFGGLVVFAILGVMADKRGVTVDKVAKSGPGLAFIAYPEAISMLPVPNLWAVIFFLMLLTVGLDSVFGVVETVLTTFADRYKFFRNRRVLLAAIVVCLMYLHNLIFCTEGGIYAFQLFDFIFTGWNIRFPADRLYIYRVEYTLSSCSTLYLQGGIYAFQLFDFIFTGWNIRFPAVRLYIYRVEYTLSS; encoded by the exons ATGGATAGACAGACGAGCGCAAATGAAATGAAACCCAAAGCAAATTTAGATGCAGGTTCAACGGAGAGAGAAAGATGGGACAGACACGCCGAATCGCTGCTTTCTATGCTCGGTTATGCAGTAGGGCTAGGGAACATATGGCGGTTTCCATACCTTGTGATGCGGAATGGAGGAG GAGCATTTCTGATTCCGTTTGCAATATTCCTTTTGATTTGTGGAATTCCTGTCTACTTTCTGGAAGTTGCATCTGGACAGTTCTCAGGAAAAGGAATCGTGGAACTGTATGACGCGTGTCCATTACTCAGAG GTGTTGGAATTGGTATCTGCCTGACATCAGCGATGAGCATGGGTTACTACTCGATGATTCTTGGGTACACCGTTTACTATCTTGCGAATTCCTTTAAATCGCCCCTTCCCTGGACGCTGTGTAAACAGAGTTGGAATACTGATGGATGCTTCACGATACAGAAACCTCCAGTTGTGAATGAAAGTTTGAGACTGCCCTTAAATGTATCCGGGCCAGGGCACCACCTCATATTAACAAACGAATCAAAGACTACAACTAATACGTCCATTTCTTATATATCTTCCGCAGAAGAATTTTGGCA AGAGAACGTGCTCCACATGTCCGAGGGAATTCATCAGCTCGGATCAATGCAGTGGTACATCGCATTCTGTCAGCTGGCTGCCTGGGTTATTGCCTTTCTTTGTGTGATAAAAGGAATCAAGTCCTCGGGAAAG GCTGTTTACGTAACTGCTACATTGCCCTACATCCTGCTAACAGTCCTGCTCATTCGCGGGCTGACCTTGCCCGGCTCTGTAGACGGAATCTTGTTTTACATTACGCCGGATTTCACCAGATTGAAAGATTTTCAG GTATGGATAGAAGCTGCGGTGCAGGTGTTTTATTCTGTCGGGATTGTCTGGGGGCCGCTGGTGACATTGGGCAGCTACAATAAATTCAAGAATAACTGTCTAAG AGACAGCATTATTCTGTGTATTGGTGGAGAACTAACCAGTGTGTTTGGAGGGTTGGTTGTATTTGCTATTTTAGGAGTAATGGCGGATAAAAGAGGAGTCACAGTCGACAAAGTGGCTAAATCAG GACCAGGTCTTGCTTTCATCGCCTACCCGGAGGCTATCTCCATGTTACCAGTGCCAAACCTATGGGCTGTCATTTTCTTCCTTATGCTGCTGACCGTTGGTCTTGATAGTGTG TTTGGAGTAGTGGAAACTGTTCTTACAACATTTGCAGACCGTTACAAGTTCTTCAGAAACAGAAGAGTCTTACTGGCAGCTATAGTTGTTTGTCTCATGTATCTGCACAACCTGATTTTCTGTACCGAA GGTGGAATATACGCTTTCCAGCTGTTCGACTTTATATTTACAGGGTGGAATATACGCTTTCCAGCTGATCGACTTTATATTTACAGGGTGGAATATACGCTTTCCAGCTGTTCGACTTTATATTTACAGGGTGGTATATACGCTTTCCAGCTGTTCGACTTTATATTTACAGGGTGGAATATACGCTTTCCAGCTGTTCGACTTTATATTTACAGGGTGGAATATACGCTTTCCAGCTGA
- the LOC125647388 gene encoding sodium-dependent proline transporter-like isoform X1, with amino-acid sequence MDRQTSANEMKPKANLDAGSTERERWDRHAESLLSMLGYAVGLGNIWRFPYLVMRNGGGAFLIPFAIFLLICGIPVYFLEVASGQFSGKGIVELYDACPLLRGVGIGICLTSAMSMGYYSMILGYTVYYLANSFKSPLPWTLCKQSWNTDGCFTIQKPPVVNESLRLPLNVSGPGHHLILTNESKTTTNTSISYISSAEEFWQENVLHMSEGIHQLGSMQWYIAFCQLAAWVIAFLCVIKGIKSSGKAVYVTATLPYILLTVLLIRGLTLPGSVDGILFYITPDFTRLKDFQVWIEAAVQVFYSVGIVWGPLVTLGSYNKFKNNCLRDSIILCIGGELTSVFGGLVVFAILGVMADKRGVTVDKVAKSGPGLAFIAYPEAISMLPVPNLWAVIFFLMLLTVGLDSVFGVVETVLTTFADRYKFFRNRRVLLAAIVVCLMYLHNLIFCTEGGIYAFQLCDWYIAVVSVPVFGLAECVIFTWIYGTENFSKDIKLMLGRDVPVIIRFCWCFLSPLFFMLMLIVAIIKYQPPQYGTYEFPRSAEIVGWFFAVLGLFPIPLWAFMEYNRTEGKTVLQKIKRALRPNEKWRPNHAPEWESYRVGDKQHDGNLLQIISMNIIGKKD; translated from the exons ATGGATAGACAGACGAGCGCAAATGAAATGAAACCCAAAGCAAATTTAGATGCAGGTTCAACGGAGAGAGAAAGATGGGACAGACACGCCGAATCGCTGCTTTCTATGCTCGGTTATGCAGTAGGGCTAGGGAACATATGGCGGTTTCCATACCTTGTGATGCGGAATGGAGGAG GAGCATTTCTGATTCCGTTTGCAATATTCCTTTTGATTTGTGGAATTCCTGTCTACTTTCTGGAAGTTGCATCTGGACAGTTCTCAGGAAAAGGAATCGTGGAACTGTATGACGCGTGTCCATTACTCAGAG GTGTTGGAATTGGTATCTGCCTGACATCAGCGATGAGCATGGGTTACTACTCGATGATTCTTGGGTACACCGTTTACTATCTTGCGAATTCCTTTAAATCGCCCCTTCCCTGGACGCTGTGTAAACAGAGTTGGAATACTGATGGATGCTTCACGATACAGAAACCTCCAGTTGTGAATGAAAGTTTGAGACTGCCCTTAAATGTATCCGGGCCAGGGCACCACCTCATATTAACAAACGAATCAAAGACTACAACTAATACGTCCATTTCTTATATATCTTCCGCAGAAGAATTTTGGCA AGAGAACGTGCTCCACATGTCCGAGGGAATTCATCAGCTCGGATCAATGCAGTGGTACATCGCATTCTGTCAGCTGGCTGCCTGGGTTATTGCCTTTCTTTGTGTGATAAAAGGAATCAAGTCCTCGGGAAAG GCTGTTTACGTAACTGCTACATTGCCCTACATCCTGCTAACAGTCCTGCTCATTCGCGGGCTGACCTTGCCCGGCTCTGTAGACGGAATCTTGTTTTACATTACGCCGGATTTCACCAGATTGAAAGATTTTCAG GTATGGATAGAAGCTGCGGTGCAGGTGTTTTATTCTGTCGGGATTGTCTGGGGGCCGCTGGTGACATTGGGCAGCTACAATAAATTCAAGAATAACTGTCTAAG AGACAGCATTATTCTGTGTATTGGTGGAGAACTAACCAGTGTGTTTGGAGGGTTGGTTGTATTTGCTATTTTAGGAGTAATGGCGGATAAAAGAGGAGTCACAGTCGACAAAGTGGCTAAATCAG GACCAGGTCTTGCTTTCATCGCCTACCCGGAGGCTATCTCCATGTTACCAGTGCCAAACCTATGGGCTGTCATTTTCTTCCTTATGCTGCTGACCGTTGGTCTTGATAGTGTG TTTGGAGTAGTGGAAACTGTTCTTACAACATTTGCAGACCGTTACAAGTTCTTCAGAAACAGAAGAGTCTTACTGGCAGCTATAGTTGTTTGTCTCATGTATCTGCACAACCTGATTTTCTGTACCGAA GGTGGAATATACGCTTTCCAGCTGTGCGACTGGTATATTGCTGTCGTCTCCGTACCTGTGTTTGGTTTAGCAGAATGTGTAATATTTACATGGATATATG gaacGGAGAATTTTTCTAAGGACATTAAATTAATGCTTGGTCGAGATGTTCCGGTGATCATAAGGTTCTGTTGGTGCTTTCTTTCTCCACTTTTCTTCATG CTGATGTTGATCGTTGCTATAATTAAGTATCAACCACCTCAGTATGGTACATATGAATTTCCGAGAAGTGCTGAAATTGTCGGATGGTTCTTTGCTGTTTTGGGTCTCTTTCCGATACCTCTTTGGGCCTTTATGGAGTATAATAGGACAGAGGGGAAAACCGTTCTGCAG AAAATCAAGCGGGCATTGAGGCCTAATGAGAAATGGCGACCAAACCATGCACCAGAATGGGAATCATACAGAGTGGGAGACAAACAGCATGATGGAAACTTATTGCAAATTATATCTATGAATATAATAGGGAAGAAAGATTAA